The genomic DNA TCGCCGTCGGTTACTCCGTCCGGTTGCGACTGCGCTCGGTATCGAACCCCTCGGGATAGCGCTTGCGCAGCTTGTCGATGTTGCGCTGCGCGATGTCATCCAACGACAGCCCCAGCACCGTGGCAAAGGCGCCGATATACCACAGGCAGTCGCCAAGCTCCTTGGCCAACGCATCCTGATCCAGCGGCGTGGCGTGAAACAGGTGCTTCTTGATGATCTCGGCCGTCTCGCCGGCCTCACCCGTCAGCCCCAACGCCGCGTTGGCGAGTTGCTGCTCATGGGTACGATCGCGGCCCAGGGTGCGGGCGGCCAGTTCCTGATACTCGTTCATGTTCATGGGGCAATAATGTACATTCCAAAATGCCCTGGCTGCGACTGACCGGCGTGCTGACCCTGCGCGCGCTCCTCAACCCGTTCCTCGCCATCGACCTGCTGCGCGTGGCGTGGCGGTTCCGGCATCGGCATTGGTACCGGCGTTTTCCGTTCCTGCCCTTGCCGGCGCAGAGTTATCTCCGGTGGCGCATGTATACGGCCTACGGCGATGAGGGGGCGATGCCGCCCGCGGAGGACGTGATCGCCTTTGCCCGTTGGGTGGGTCGGCAGCCGTAGGCGCGGTGGTCACTTCCGCAGATCGCCGGTCGTTATCGGAGCGTCTCAAGGCGCAGGCCTACGGACTGGGCTTCGACTTGGCCGGCATCGCCGAGTTGGGTGAACCGGCCACGCGCGATCGGTTTGATGCGTGGCTGGCCGCTGGACACCACGGTGAAATGGCGTATCTCGATGGCGACGGCGCGGAATTGCGCCGCGATGCGCGACGGCCGCACGTCGGCGCCACGCATGCATTGGTTGTGGCCATGTCGTATGGCGGTCGTGAACCCAGCGGTCCGATCGCGCGGTACGCGCGCGGTGACGACTACCATGAGTTGCTGCGTGAGCGTGTGCGCCAATTGCATCACTGGCTGGAACGCGAAACAGGAAAGACCATCAACGCGCGCCCGTACGTCGACTCGGGCCCGATACTGGAGCGCGATCTTGCCCGGCGCGCAGGGCTGGGGTGGTTCGGCAAGAACACGCTGCTCATCAGTCCGCGCATCGGGTCGTTCTTCTTCCTGGCGTCGTTGTTCGTGGAGTTTCCGTTGGAGCCGGACGCGCCGTTCGAGGCCGACCGCTGTGGCACCTGCACGCGCTGCCTTGACGCCTGTCCCACTGACGCGTTTGCGGGACCACGTGACCTTGATGCCAGCAAGTGCATCTCATATCTGACCATCGAGCTCAAGGGGGACATTCCGGAGCATTTACGCCAGGCGATGGGGGCGCTGGTGTTCGGGTGCGACATCTGTCAGGAGGTGTGTCCGTGGAACGTGACGTTCACGACGGAGCTGCGTGAGCCGGCGTTCGCGTCGCGCGAGATGTTTCTCGATGCGGGATCACGCGAGGGCACGCGGGCGTTGGCGCGCGAGATCTTGACGATGGACGCCGCAGATTACGCGGCGGCGTTCAAGGGCGGCGCGATCAAGCGCGCCAAGCTGTGGATGCTCAAGCGGAACGCGTGTGTGGTGCTGGGGAACATCGGTACCACCGACGATGTTTCGGTGCTCGAGGCGATGCTGGCGCATGAGCACGAGGTCGTGCGCGAACAGGCGGCGTGGGCGATGGCACAGGTGCAGCAGCGCCGCTTACAACTTCATCGCCAAGCGGAGTGACCTCGGATCCGTTGGGGCGAGCCGAGTTAAGCCGAAGTTGAGGCCCAGATACCAGTGCATGAGTTGCTCGTTCTTGGGATCCACCACGAGCAGGGGGCCAGCGGTCGTATCGCGCAGCGCCCTTGCCTGTGCGATCGCCGAGGCCACGAGCGGCGCACCGAGCCCATGGCCTTGGTGCTGCACGGCGACGCCCATCTTTCCGAGCAGCCATCCCCCGATAGATAGGTACGGCGCGTGGACGCCTATGCGCTCCATGAGCAATGGCGACAGGCGTACGCTGACGGGCGACAACGTAAAAAATCCGACGATGGCGTCGTTGAGCGCGTTCGCGTTGGTGTCCTCAACGACCCACACCGCCGACAGTCGTGCGGCTTGCTCAATCAGTGCCTGCTCGCGGAGATAGCGGTCGATCTCGGAAGCGCCGGGGCGCGTCCCGCATGTGAACGCCGCCACAGGGTGGTTCGCATCAAGTCGAATCAGCTTCCACGATTGCTGCATTGGGATTTGTGTAGCAGGAAGAATTCGACGCCTCTGTCTCTGTTATACGGCCGACCGAGCGCCGGGCTGATCTGACGCGGCACCCCACAGGGTGTCCGCCCACGCCGTGGCCTGCTCGAGCGCCGGCGTCACGACTGCCGGGGACGCCAAGATGCGCAACAACTCAACTTGCTCCGTCGGGGTGAGCGTGAGCTCTTGAGTCGCCACAATGTCCATGGCCACCTTTTCGGCGAG from Gemmatimonadaceae bacterium includes the following:
- a CDS encoding DUF1778 domain-containing protein gives rise to the protein MTSAAQAYLALPADERFETRISTALKRHAETVAKAKGESLSEYVLEMLAEKVAMDIVATQELTLTPTEQVELLRILASPAVVTPALEQATAWADTLWGAASDQPGARSAV
- a CDS encoding nucleoside triphosphate pyrophosphohydrolase family protein; amino-acid sequence: MNMNEYQELAARTLGRDRTHEQQLANAALGLTGEAGETAEIIKKHLFHATPLDQDALAKELGDCLWYIGAFATVLGLSLDDIAQRNIDKLRKRYPEGFDTERSRNRTE
- the queG gene encoding tRNA epoxyqueuosine(34) reductase QueG, with product MVTSADRRSLSERLKAQAYGLGFDLAGIAELGEPATRDRFDAWLAAGHHGEMAYLDGDGAELRRDARRPHVGATHALVVAMSYGGREPSGPIARYARGDDYHELLRERVRQLHHWLERETGKTINARPYVDSGPILERDLARRAGLGWFGKNTLLISPRIGSFFFLASLFVEFPLEPDAPFEADRCGTCTRCLDACPTDAFAGPRDLDASKCISYLTIELKGDIPEHLRQAMGALVFGCDICQEVCPWNVTFTTELREPAFASREMFLDAGSREGTRALAREILTMDAADYAAAFKGGAIKRAKLWMLKRNACVVLGNIGTTDDVSVLEAMLAHEHEVVREQAAWAMAQVQQRRLQLHRQAE